Proteins found in one Plasmodium malariae genome assembly, chromosome: 13 genomic segment:
- the SEY1 gene encoding protein SEY1, putative has translation MQSDCKTQIIDYDGNIIEDLKEWMIRNNLSNLGFNYNVIAILGSQSSGKSTLLNNLFKTSFDVMNTKLGHSQTTQGLWLSYDTFEDNLNGPNGKVENENNQNVTISNGVKIKGKGNSISPTLILDVEGNDSKERGDNRLTFEHRSALFSLALADCVIVNLWYHSLGNFTASNYGLLKTVMEVNLELFQQDKNSPKTILLFTVRDWFEEFASIDIVKNKIVEEYLNKIWNEMKKPPDSEHININNYFIIEVVGLSHGIIKKEEFLKDVQNLRLKWMYELRPPQYSRNIPSDGFAQYCNNIWNTIVKQSQLDIPSQKEMLATFRCQEIKNNVINNINKTLKQKLETSHNMPIDNFKQWAEKDIIQKSLSEYLTEASRYKESICIKTSKELLDYLFIQLQKIVDNNLNFTQRELSTKFSNDLNHLYNACSVDKAIFSLSKESNLNIGKDKIHNLQTMEGGEKGSQDKCIILWSNFLHNADKMEYNILCQFFEEYEKCNIEVDGGTSGGDNTIDNVNINISSNYGDNNSNNDSSNNIRSGSSKVYEFNYKPSLSILSTAICKDVHRIRNVQCSVLLDRTRATIKGRLKNMDTLLQTTKNAEDYWEHTLKTVKNLQESINTNLTKCFINLRVSNNNALLKSYFYQGDMDDEGIGVVYGEVDEGDKFNYAQNKQKKNYTDDSNSNRSNNNHNNSNRSNACYGDKNQFNAKKIGIIKNKEKYISSINDEINKQMENKNFVSELNKYYLDEIMDILKSKLEEISENLSTIIIQRFESVFNYDDAEQPRQWRDISAAELKKIFRESKNFAFLIIDILQKNTKVELIDDYLPNNFIKDEIIQKGENKAKRKIQEICRDAQYIQETGAKMSLKNVPLLFWAILLVLGWNELLLFIRVFFKLNIILPFLLTFIVVFCSLVYNGNVSALSTVNKVFFYFAKNSYNFYKHIQTIGDKATKADMSD, from the coding sequence ATGCAGAGTGACTGTAAAACACAAATAATTGATTATGATGGGAATATAATAGAAGACCTAAAAGAATGGATGATTAGAAACAATTTATCAAATTTAGGTTTTAATTACAACGTAATAGCAATATTAGGCAGTCAGAGTAGTGGTAAGAGTACTTTACTaaacaatttatttaaaacttCTTTTGATGTAATGAATACGAAACTTGGACATAGCCAAACGACACAAGGATTATGGTTAAGTTACGATACATTTGAAGATAACTTGAATGGTCCAAATGGGAAagtagaaaatgaaaataatcaGAATGTTACAATAAGCAATGGTgtgaaaataaaaggaaaagggaACAGTATAAGTCCAACCTTAATACTAGATGTCGAAGGAAATGATTCAAAAGAGAGAGGAGATAATAGATTAACATTTGAACATAGGTCTGCTTTGTTTTCTCTTGCTTTAGCAGACTGTGTTATTGTAAATTTATGGTATCATTCTTTAGGTAATTTTACTGCATCTAATTATGGATTGTTAAAAACTGTTATGGAAGTAAATTTAGAGTTATTTCAACAAGATAAAAATAGTCCCAAAacgatattattatttactgtGAGGGATTGGTTTGAAGAGTTTGCATCTATagatattgtaaaaaataaaattgtagaagaatatttaaataaaatatggaatgaaatgaaaaaacctCCAGATTCGGagcatattaatattaacaattattttattattgaagTAGTAGGTTTATCACATGGtataataaagaaagaagaatttttaaaagatgtTCAAAATTTAAGATTAAAATGGATGTATGAATTAAGACCTCCACAATATTCAAGAAATATACCATCAGATGGTTTTGCTCAAtactgtaataatatatggaaTACTATAGTTAAACAGTCTCAACTAGACATTCCTTCTCAAAAGGAAATGTTAGCTACATTTAGGTGTcaggaaattaaaaataatgttattaataatataaacaaaaccTTAAAACAAAAGTTGGAAACCTCACATAATATGCCTATAGATAATTTCAAACAGTGGGCTGAAAAagatattatacaaaaaagttTAAGCGAATACTTGACTGAAGCTTCTAGGTATAAAgaaagtatatgtataaaaacaTCCAAAGAATTGTtagattatttatttatacaattaCAGAAAATTGtagataataatttaaattttactcAAAGGGAATTGTCAACTAAATTTTCCAACGATTTGAATCATCTATATAATGCTTGTTCAGTGGATAAGGCCATTTTTTCACTCAGTAAGGAATCGAATTTGAATATAGGAAAGGATAAAATCCATAATTTACAAACGATGGAGGGGGGTGAAAAAGGTAGTCAAGATAAGTGCATTATTTTGTGGTCCAACTTTTTGCACAACGCAGATAAAATGgagtataatattttatgccAATTTTTTGAAGAGTACGAAAAGTGCAATATCGAGGTTGATGGCGGTACTAGCGGTGGTGATAATACTATTGATAATGTTAACATTAATATTAGTAGTAACTATGGTgataacaatagtaataacgatagtagtaataatatcaGAAGTGGTAGTAGCAAAGTGTatgaatttaattataagCCATCTCTAAGCATATTATCAACTGCCATATGTAAGGATGTACATAGAATTAGAAACGTCCAATGTTCTGTTTTATTAGATAGAACAAGGGCTACAATTAAAGGTAGGTTAAAGAATATGGATACCTTATTGCAGACAACTAAAAATGCTGAAGATTATTGGGAACATACTTTGAAAACtgttaaaaatttacagGAAAGtattaatacaaatttaaCCAAGTGCTTTATAAATCTTAGGGTTAGTAACAACAATGCCcttttaaaaagttatttcTATCAGGGGGATATGGACGATGAGGGAATCGGGGTGGTATATGGCGAAGTGGATGAAGGAGACAAGTTTAATTACGCTCAaaataaacagaaaaaaaattatacagaTGATAGTAACAGTAATCGTAGCAACAATAATCATAACAACAGTAATAGGAGTAACGCCTGTTATGGGGACAAGAATCAATTTAACGCTAAAAAAATAggcataattaaaaataaggaaaaatacaTTAGCTCAATTAATGACGAAATTAACAAACAAatggaaaacaaaaattttgtttctGAATTGAACAAGTATTATTTAGATGAAATTAtggatatattaaaaagcaAATTAGAAGAAATATCAGAAAATTTATCAacaattattatacaaaGATTTGAATCAGTTTTTAATTATGATGATGCTGAACAACCAAGACAGTGGAGAGATATTTCTGCTGCtgaattaaagaaaatttttagaGAGTCCaaaaattttgcttttttaattattgatATTCTTCAAAAGAATACTAAAGTAGAATTAATTGATGATTATTTaccaaataattttataaaagatgaaattattcaaaagggtgaaaataaagcaaaaagaaaaatacaagaAATATGTAGAGATGCACAATATATACAAGAAACAGGAGCTAAAATGAGCTTAAAGAATGTCCCCCTTCTTTTTTGGGCTATTCTGTTAGTACTAGGATGGAATGaactgttattatttattcgtgtattttttaaattaaatatcatTCTCCCTTTCCTTCTCACATTTATAGTAGTTTTTTGTTCTCTTGTTTATAATGGTAATGTCAGCGCCCTTTCCACTGTTAACAaagtctttttttattttgcaaaaaattcgtacaatttttataagcATATACAAACGATTGGCGACAAAGCTACCAAGGCGGACATGTCTGACTGA
- the PmUG01_13042400 gene encoding conserved Plasmodium protein, unknown function, translating into MDFQRIATYCFIFSYLIFCHITWNGCYNIYSSSEDEVYNLLYYRKREHKPVKLEIRNKIKLDDVKKVYVKKTPCPVLPRPIRSIFHLNWFRKSSDLVPISIQLYSMFDEKNNFLGFVLLSSAIFTIIEWIYIAYLAFVLLWDGIIKPIFKILYLVISLYLIMKFTVVFLPYTKSYISEENYKYVSSFIFYFYNLITKISKELGQLMNRVIQENATLNKEL; encoded by the exons ATGGACTTTCAAAGGATAGCAACATATTGTTTCATCTTTTCCTATTTAATTTTCTGTCATATAACATGGAATGGATGTTATAACATTTATTCTAGTTCTGAAGATGAAGTGtataatttgttatattatagaAAGAGAGAACATAAACCTGTTAAATtagaaataagaaataaaataaaattagacgacgtaaaaaaagtttatgtGAAGAAAACCCCATGCCCTGTCTTACCAAGACCAATTA GATCAATATTCCATCTAAACTGGTTCAGAAAGTCATCTGACCTAGTGCCTATAAGTATACAGTTATATTCTATgtttgatgaaaaaaataatttcttagGATTTGTTCTTTTATCCTCTGCaatttttactataataGAGTGGATATATATAGC cTATTTAgcatttgtattattatggGATGGAATTATTAAAccaatatttaaaattctaTATTTAGTTATTTCATTATACTTAATAATGAAGTTTACAGTAGTATTTCTGCCGTATACGAAGTCCTATATATCTGaagaaaattacaaatatgtatcgtcctttatcttttatttttataatttaattaccAAG ATATCGAAGGAATTGGGACAATTAATGAACAGAGTTATTCAAGAAAATGCAACTTTAAATAAGGAActataa
- the PmUG01_13042500 gene encoding zinc finger protein, putative, with protein sequence MGRKRLDKNAKNVKKRKRKKGSDSEDDDDIEITNINVNLNRNASSLGKFKQREKLDINLILAQDEADASKIKSYCWTKVSGGSSSLTRRKFCIVCGFEGKYKCLKCYEHKPISYIRYYCSLNCKKIHDESSCCKYKMLDMW encoded by the exons atgggGAGAAAGAGACTTgataaaaatgcaaaaaatgtaaaaaagaggaaaagaaaaaagggatCAGATAGCGAAGATGATGATGATATTGAAATAACTAACATCAATGTTAATTTAAATAGAAACGCGTCTTCTTTGGGTAAATTTAAACAAAGAGAGAAGCTTGATATAAACTTGATTCTAGCTCAAGATGAGGCCGACGCTTCTAA AATAAAAAGTTACTGTTGGACGAAGGTTAGCGGTGGAAGTAGCTCCTTAACTCGAAGGAAATTTTGTATTGTTTGTGGTTTtgaaggaaaatataaatgcttAAAATGCTATGAGCATAAACCAATTTCATACATTAGATATTACTGTTCGTTAAATTGCAAGAAAATTCATGATGAGTCTTCAtgttgtaaatataaaatgttagATATGTGGTGA
- the PmUG01_13042600 gene encoding dimethyladenosine transferase, putative codes for MSCSNNFFRNFSKIVTNYILTMRQHRVYHNEINKSSKIGKHINNGINKQSNNNIINRRNISTSKIKSGNKMNMILYKKHGQHLLKNPGILDKIIFAANIKSSDVVLEIGCGTGNLTIKLLPIAKKVITIDIDSRMINEVKKRCLYEGYNNLEIYEGDAIKTVFPKFDICTANIPYKISSPLIFKLIAHRPLFKCAVLMFQKEFAERMLANVGDSKYSRLTVNVKLFCKVIKIFNVDRSSFNPPPKVDSIILKLIPKENNFLVNFDEWDNLLRICFSRKRKTLHAIFKRNAILNMLEHNYKNSCTFNKIVPINYPFKKYCLDILKDINMCEKRSVNLEENDFLKLLLEFNKKGIHFFNISSIKTSEMSNVFFNDEEGEMSEEEVNDDHIDQG; via the coding sequence ATGTCTTGTAGTAACAACTTTTTCcgtaatttttcaaaaattgttACAAATTACATCTTAACAATGAGGCAGCATAGAGTGTATCATAACGAAATTAACAAATCCTCAAAAATAGGGaagcatataaataatggGATTAATAAACagagtaataataatattattaacaggAGAAATATCAGCAcctcaaaaataaaaagcggtaataaaatgaatatgatattatataaaaaacatgGTCAACATCTTTTAAAAAACCCAGGTATTTtagataaaattatatttgcagcaaatataaaaagctCAGATGTAGTACTAGAAATTGGTTGTGGTACGGGTAACTTAACAATTAAATTGTTACCAATAGCTAAAAAAGTAATTACTATAGATATTGATTCCAGAATGATAAATGAAGTTAAAAAAAGATGCCTTTATGAAGGCTATAACAATTTAGAGATATATGAAGGGGATGCTATTAAAACAGTTTTCCCTAAATTTGATATATGTACTGCTAATATTCCATATAAGATATCAAGTccacttatttttaaattaatagcACATAGACCGTTATTTAAATGCGCTGTATTGATGTTTCAAAAGGAATTTGCTGAAAGAATGCTTGCTAACGTAGGCGATAGCAAATATAGTAGACTAACAGTTAATGTAAAACTTTTTTGTAAagtcattaaaatatttaatgtagATAGAAGTAGCTTTAACCCACCACCAAAAGTGGatagtattattttgaaaCTTATTCcaaaggaaaataatttcCTTGTAAATTTTGATGAGTGGGataatttattaagaatTTGTTTTagtagaaaaagaaaaacactgcatgctatttttaaaagaaatgcaatattaaatatgttagaacataattataaaaatagctgtacttttaataaaattgttcCAATTAATTacccttttaaaaaatactgccttgatattttaaaagatataaatatgtgtgaAAAGAGAAGTGTCAATTTAGAAGAAAATGATTTTCTAAAATTGTTACtagaatttaataaaaaagggatACACTTTTTCAACATTTCCAGTATTAAGACTAGTGAAATGAGCAATGTTTTTTTCAATGATGAAGAGGGAGAAATGAGCGAAGAAGAAGTAAATGACGACCATATTGACCAAGGGTGA
- the PmUG01_13042700 gene encoding serine C-palmitoyltransferase, putative, producing the protein MYLNKITDFNYFLGLEILKSFDVANYLIAVIVLFALVLAVFNEDASAGSPRLSWVLGEFLPIQQSIFCLNSNIENKLFKKKNSKVYTFIIFLYKLCVKIKESIVEGSFINLLNEGKNKFLKNIVLYKNYVLINLKAESKRHFFYLLLKQKYNLPIRKNETEMSSYLETKREMIRLNRWTLMWRVSDVKNEYITCENSKVRTMSSYSYLDFIREPLVQEHAIKAAMEWSTGNHGPRMLGGNSQILRDLEKKVGKFFGRNDSILAVCGFLACMSGIAAVATPYDLILYDSRTHECVKVGIQICGAKAYVFKHNDYNHLELLLLKYRSKYRNCWICLESVYSMDGDIPHLPSFKKLCIKYNAKLFVDEAHGLGVLGKTGRGLEEHFNMPGSVDMIVGTFSKSIGSVGGYIVASDEVVEFLDIHCIGNVFSAPLPAYCAGGALKAFELIDSQSWRIEKLKFNTKYLRSGLISGMGYWPKDYPESNKYIIGGDDNTSVIPVIFPNDTDRLFKICNLMFKKSWLISAVSFPACPYKLPRFRVTATSAYSVEYMNDFIRDLVCATVSVQPSTFEGELLI; encoded by the coding sequence ATGTACCTGAATAAGATAACAGATTTTAACTACTTCTTAGGtttagaaattttaaaaagttttgaTGTAGCAAATTACCTCATAGCAGTGATTGTACTGTTCGCTTTAGTGCTAGCTGTATTTAATGAAGACGCATCAGCAGGGTCCCCAAGATTGTCTTGGGTATTAGGAGAATTTTTACCAATACAACAatcaattttttgtttaaattcTAATATCgagaataaattatttaaaaaaaaaaatagtaaagtATATacgtttattatatttttatataaattgtgtgtgaaaataaaagagtCTATAGTTGAAGGCagttttattaatttgttgAATGAGGGGAAGaataagtttttaaaaaatatagtattatataagaattatGTTTTGATAAACCTTAAGGCTGAATCAAAaagacattttttttacctattattaaagcaaaaatataatttacctattagaaaaaatgaaaccgAAATGAGTAGTTATTTGGAGACGAAAAGAGAAATGATTCGATTAAATAGATGGACATTAATGTGGAGAGTATCAGATGTAAAAAATGAGTATATTACATGTGAAAATAGTAAAGTGCGAACTATGTCTTCTTATTCTTACCTAGATTTTATAAGAGAGCCATTAGTACAAGAACACGCAATAAAAGCGGCTATGGAATGGTCAACTGGAAATCATGGTCCGAGGATGTTGGGTGGGAATAGCCAAATATTAAGagatttagaaaaaaaggtAGGAAAATTTTTTGGTAGAAACGATTCTATTTTAGCTGTATGTGGTTTTCTAGCATGTATGTCAGGTATAGCAGCAGTAGCAACTCCGTatgatttaattttatatgataGTCGCACACATGAATGTGTAAAGGTAGGTATACAAATATGTGGTGCAAAAGCATATGTATTTAAACATAATGATTATAATCATTTAGAATTGTTGTTATTAAAATACAGAAGTAAATATAGGAACTGTTGGATTTGCTTAGAATCGGTATATTCAATGGATGGTGATATACCTCATTTACCatcctttaaaaaattatgcattaAATACAATGCTAAGTTATTTGTAGATGAGGCACATGGTTTAGGTGTATTAGGCAAAACAGGTAGAGGATTAGAAGAGCATTTTAATATGCCTGGTTCAGTGGATATGATAGTTGGAACGTTTAGTAAATCAATAGGTTCAGTAGGAGGATATATAGTTGCTTCTGATGAAGTAGTTGAATTTTTAGATATTCATTGTATAGGTAATGTTTTTTCTGCCCCTTTACCTGCCTATTGTGCAGGTGGTGCTTTAAAAGCATTTGAACTAATAGACTCACAGTCATGGAGAATAGAAAAACTTAAATTTaacacaaaatatttaagaagCGGGTTAATATCTGGTATGGGGTATTGGCCAAAAGATTATCCTgaaagtaataaatatattattggaGGTGATGATAATACTAGTGTAATACCAGTTATTTTTCCAAATGACACAGACAggttatttaaaatatgtaatctCATGTTTAAAAAGAGCTGGTTAATTTCAGCCGTATCTTTTCCTGCCTGCCCATATAAATTGCCCCGATTTAGAGTTACTGCAACGTCTGCCTACTCAGTAGAATATATGAATGACTTTATTCGTGACCTGGTATGTGCAACAGTCAGCGTTCAACCATCAACTTTTGAAGGAGAATTACTAATATAG
- the PmUG01_13042800 gene encoding conserved Plasmodium protein, unknown function — MGSTYNDEPSIPNSKTRYNTEEKGKNRNITNYELFNKYYYEGEKKMRKEDDCVNHPYNDANIMAKMKNREKKDAEKQKEGRLLTCIRGHDLNSPKKRLSEKEMNELISKYRKNGYCETSLKDNHKRNSSYGNNSNIHGGNSIIYGNTDRRHTYQNAKSKYNLLSYPNNKLYDSEKDHKDLYLDGAAKTTIITTSVHDTQKVEDIHSYIPFLNKITDHHNESSENGLKILNYEKGELDNRNSNNINNRLDDHTKYFQGNCIPDISLYNIFPPLYKYDNENPNARVHASLNGDCMYNNLKKGSNNYKKHMSEYLNVDDYEKMERIHMLKRGTEVGAEVGEEVEMKAGTTRDAAEKEREFSDDEEEGKKIRTQRKNLLYETFFNLTDKLEKMNSRKGNKCKKEDLLEEERSKRKNCTNKLRDKTIRSENITNQKIRSSSSYKTRNRESSMRSVHDNDTQKKYGQEADLEKYVKKYEQVRNAIIEKHYDDGGYGSGSGYGGEYDGNVSMDKERLYKEIDSFDDILKNSSEDSYNYEEKKNSLRKTQNENDNLHDHLDVKDLSKSDFIENKLGYDKKKKQKNTNNIDNTSLTSNNLKSTQFHMSAVSNGSNDYSTLYDYVNYSKNGITKDYFKNYTHSRNSSKYLPYVTKDEVNKHMERNLSQQSMMYSKNNKSDVSNFSHLQSSVLGETYIEYSNSIPSNSYVSKNINERGVHTNSGNNWENNVKNYYSCSHRGNNKVMHSDSPLLGRLTQKSNRIVEGCEPKFPSNSNNSTTLNVDNLKYSFLCSKNDEHLNTCNNDCNMNVYRDPDNYPYEGIADDRKMYPNDVLNDNFNKCFKKKSRINPPPTREALHREQLMTSPITYADENSNRNNYNSGNNYKSGNNYKSGNAIERKEEHFIKSIGKQYHLKESDEILNSIFNLRKKKKTHQNVNYNADREINKNSNSNLFHETEMNTAYSLCNNNIKNYNNYYSADIANSNSFNYLKNRSYTRPMYIDDLNVDEEDNYNKDNNNNNNNNNNNNNNNNNNNNNNNNNNNNNNNNNNNNSNNSYSNISNNSYSNISNNNDTDDCTIKIKQKNLSDLNSLYYSDIFVLIFIYFLKFLYYLLNYLVQLSLLIFAIFYHNFKKKSFNTIIVSVAIVVPLFLFAISIVILFCRSMNAEFFDKDI; from the coding sequence ATGGGTAGTACATACAATGATGAGCCTAGTATTCCGAATAGTAAGACGAGATATAATACTGAggaaaaaggtaaaaatcgaaatataacaaattatgagttatttaataaatattattatgaaggggaaaaaaagatGAGAAAAGAAGACGACTGTGTGAACCATCCCTATAATGATGCCAATATTATGGCCAAGATGAAAAACAGAGAGAAGAAAGATGCGGAAAAGCAGAAGGAAGGAAGATTGTTAACATGTATAAGAGGGCATGATTTAAATTCCCCCAAAAAAAGATTGTctgaaaaagaaatgaacGAGTTGATATCTAAATATAGAAAGAATGGCTATTGTGAAACATCTTTAAAAGACAATCATAAGCGTAATAGCAGCTACggtaataatagcaatattCATGGCGGTAATAGCATCATCTATGGAAATACTGATAGAAGACACACTTACCAAAATGCAAAgagtaaatataatttattaagttACCCTAATAACAAATTGTATGATTCAGAAAAGGATCATAAAGATTTATATTTAGATGGAGCTGCAAAAACAACTATTATTACCACGTCTGTACATGATACGCAGAAAGTAGAAGACATCCATAGttatataccttttttaaaCAAGATTACAGATCATCACAATGAATCAAGTGAAAAtggtttaaaaatattgaattatGAAAAAGGGGAACTGGATAAtcgtaatagtaataatattaataacagACTGGATGATCATACAAAATATTTCCAAGGAAATTGTATTCCTGATATTAGTTTGTATAATATCTTCCCGCCGCTATACAAATATGACAATGAGAATCCTAATGCACGCGTACATGCATCATTGAACGGAGATTGcatgtataataatttaaaaaagggttctaataattataaaaaacatatgagTGAATATTTGAACGTCGATGATTATGAGAAAATGGAGAGGATCCACATGTTGAAAAGAGGAACAGAAGTGGGAGCGGAAGTAGGAGAGGAAGTGGAAATGAAAGCGGGAACGACGAGGGATGCAGCGGAGAAGGAAAGAGAATTTAGTGATGATGAAGAAGAGGGGAAAAAAATACGTACTCAAAGAAAAAACCTTTTATatgaaacattttttaatttaacagATAAgttagaaaaaatgaatagtAGAAAAGgcaataaatgtaaaaaggaGGATTTATTAGAAGAGGAGagaagtaaaagaaaaaattgcaCTAACAAGTTAAGAGATAAGACGATAAGAAGTGAGAATATAACAAATCAAAAGATTCGAAGTAGTAGTTCTTATAAAACAAGAAACAGAGAAAGCTCAATGAGGAGTGTGCATGACAACGAtacgcaaaaaaaatatggacaAGAAGCTGATTtggaaaaatatgtaaaaaaatatgaacaagtaAGAAATGCGATTATAGAGAAGCATTATGATGATGGTGGTTATGGCAGTGGCAGTGGATATGGTGGTGAGTATGATGGTAACGTTAGTATGGACAAAGAAAGATTATACAAAGAAATCGACTCCTTTgatgatattttaaaaaatagttcAGAAGACTCCTATAATTACGAGGAGAAGAAAAACTCTTTAAGGAAAACACAAAAcgaaaatgataatttacATGATCATTTGGATGTTAAGGACCTTAGTAAATCGGattttatagaaaataaattaggatatgataaaaaaaaaaaacaaaaaaacactAATAATATAGATAACACAAGTTTAACTTCGAATAATTTGAAAAGTACTCAGTTTCATATGAGTGCAGTATCGAATGGTTCTAATGACTACTCTACTTTATATGATTATGtgaattattcaaaaaatggaataacaaaagattattttaagaattatACACATTCGCGTAATTCATCAAAGTATCTTCCTTATGTAACTAAGGATGAAGTGAACAAACATATGGAAAGAAATTTATCTCAACAAAGTATGATGTACTCAAAGAATAACAAAAGCGATGTGAGCAATTTTTCTCATTTGCAGTCAAGTGTCTTAGGAGAAACATACATAGAGTACAGTAATTCAATCCCATCCAATTCATACGTATCTAAGAATATTAATGAGCGTGGAGTACATACTAATAGTGGCAATAACTGGGAGAATAATGTTAAGAATTATTACAGCTGTTCTCATAgaggaaataataaagttaTGCATAGTGATTCACCCCTTCTGGGCAGACTAACACAAAAGAGCAATAGAATAGTTGAAGGCTGCGAGCCAAAATTCCCGTcgaatagtaataatagtactACTTTAAATgttgataatttaaaatactcTTTTCTTTGTAGCAAGAACGATGAGCACCTAAATACTTGTAACAATGACTGTAACATGAATGTTTATAGAGATCCTGATAACTACCCGTACGAAGGAATTGCCGATGATCGTAAGATGTACCCTAATGATGTTCTTAATGACAATTTTAACAAATGcttcaaaaagaaaagtcGAATTAACCCCCCCCCAACTAGAGAAGCATTACATAGGGAACAGCTAATGACGAGTCCGATAACTTACGCAGACGAGAACAGTAATCGTAATAATTACAATAGTGGTAATAATTACAAGAGTGGTAATAATTACAAGAGTGGTAATGCGATTGAAAGAAAGGAAGAACATTTTATTAAGAGCATAGGAAAGCAGTATCACTTAAAAGAAAGtgatgaaatattaaatagcatttttaatttaagaaagaaaaaaaaaactcatcaaaatgttaattataaTGCAGACcgagaaataaataaaaacagtaACTCAAACTTGTTCCATGAAACTGAAATGAATACAGCTTATAGTTTGTGCAATAATAACATCAAAAACtacaataattattacaGTGCGGATATAGCAAATTCGAATtcctttaattatttaaaaaatcgCTCTTACACGAGACCTATGTATATTGATGACTTAAATGTGGATGAAGAAgacaattataataaagataacaataataataacaataacaataataataataataataataataataataataataataataataataataataataataataataataataataataataataatagtaacaacagTTATAGCAATATTAGTAACAACAGTTATAGcaatattagtaataataatgatacaGATGACTGCACgatcaaaataaaacaaaaaaatttaagcgATTTAAATTCCCTTTACTATAGcgatatttttgttttaattttcatttattttttaaaatttttatattatctacTTAACTATCTGGTACAACTTTCCCTATTAATTTTTGCCATCTTTTATCacaatttcaaaaaaaaatcttttaaCACAATAATTGTTTCAGTCGCAATTGTAGTGCcactttttttgtttgctATATCAATCGTCATCTTATTTTGTAGAAGTATGAATGCGGAATTCTTTGACAaggatatttaa